The DNA sequence ATTCACCTCACTATGCAGACCAGGCTTATCTTTTTGTAGAACGAAAAATGAGACCTGTCCATTGGGAGTTTGATGATTTGAAAGAACATATTTCGAAAGAATACAAACCTGGACAAGAAAATAAAAATTAATCATCTATAAATGAATATGCTCACTTCTTTTTGGAAGTGAGCATATTTTTATAATCGTTCTATTTAAACTCTTATCGAGTTATTGTCTGTAACGATTACGATTTCTGCGCGGTGCAAATTCCTCCTTCGGTCTGGCTTCGTTAACTTTAAGTTCTCTTCCACCTAAACTGGTACCGTTGAGTGCTTCGATTGCTGATTTTGCCTCATTGTCATCAGGCATTTCTACAAACGCAAAGCCACGAGACCTACGCGTATTACGGTCAGAAATGATTCGCGCAGAGTCCACTTTGCCGTATCTTCCGAACATTTCTTCTAATTGTTGTTCGGTAGATGAATACGGCAGATTTCCTACAAAAATATTCACTTGTGCATCTCCTAAAACATACACATTCTGTCCCAGAAGTTTATTAGCCTGTACCCTCAAAACCTGCTATCATATAGCACTCTGCTTTGTTCAGGCGGGGAACCAATGAATCACAGGATTTTTAGTACATCCCTAACCAATAAACCCCCTTGACATATTCAATTACAAGCCATACTATATCATATATCGAACTCAATTGCAAATTTTTATTTTTGGAAATATAAATTATTTTAATTTTGTTT is a window from the Candidatus Hydrogenedens sp. genome containing:
- a CDS encoding RNA-binding protein, with protein sequence MNIFVGNLPYSSTEQQLEEMFGRYGKVDSARIISDRNTRRSRGFAFVEMPDDNEAKSAIEALNGTSLGGRELKVNEARPKEEFAPRRNRNRYRQ